A single Tachypleus tridentatus isolate NWPU-2018 chromosome 9, ASM421037v1, whole genome shotgun sequence DNA region contains:
- the LOC143224693 gene encoding uncharacterized protein LOC143224693, producing the protein MMAIPDDSSLNIKENLPGISSSVLMVEQVDSGDEVDMKSETSVIGDIATGTGQVFHQQNVTLPEIDEVSACNIEEESQGLLCENELPAVEKYQEYIVNNTRKNALQDLVRHLKSEKALYKAREADLKAQVELLQISKQELEKKLELYEQEKNVVFCKDFDFREQAEVDSFKDKASVVEN; encoded by the exons ATGATGGCAATTCCAGATGATTCTAGTCTAAATATAAAAGAGAACCTACCAGGTATTTCTAGCAGTGTCTTAATGGTAGAACAAGTTGATAGTGGTGATGAAGTAGACATGAAAAGTGAAACTTCAGTCATCGGTGATATAGCTACTGGCACTGGGCAAGTTTTCCATCAACAAAATGTAACATTACCAGAAATTGATGAAGTTAGTGCATGCAACATAGAAGAGGAGTCACAGGGTTTATTATGTGAAAATGAATTACCTGCTGTGGAAAAGTACcaagaatatattgtaaataatacaagaaagaatgCTTTACAGGACCTGGTACGTCATTTGAAGAGCGAGAAAGCTCTTTACAAAGCTCGAGAAGCTGACTTGAAAGCTCAAGTAGAACTTTTACAGATTTCAAAACAGGAATTGGAAAAGAAACTAGAATTATATGAACAAGAAAagaatgttgttttttgtaaggACTTTGATTTCAG GGAACAAGCAGAAGTGGACAGCTTCAAAGACAAGGCTAGTGTTGTAGAAAACTAA